A genomic window from Algoriphagus sp. Y33 includes:
- the priA gene encoding primosomal protein N' — MESLFGDQDLYPIDSGNNFADIILPVPIPRMFTYSIPHSMLGEINLGARVIVQFGKKKVLTGIIGKVHNKPPQAYQAKPILEVLDEQPSVNPLQIRFWVWMAEYYFCHIGEVMHAALPSGLRLSSESKVQLNPNFDRETSSYPLDNREIMILDALEDKPELSYDDCEKVLSIKSIHPILKSLVKKEAILIFEKVQEKYAPKVETRIRLTPGISGSKGALQEVFDSLSKRAKQESILLKYLRDVPFLQKPQSNEKGVDKATLLEEGDSESSLNTLIKNGIFETFKVVVNRLAEEEPESEPAILSTSQQSAFEEIKHQFESKQSVLLHGVTGSGKTEIYIQMIREVLDSGSQVLLLLPEIALTTQIVTRLKKVFGSQMGVYHSKYSDNERVEVWNGVLSGRFSFVVGVRSSIFLPFDSLGLIIVDEEHESSYKQFDPAPRFHARDSAIMLAYFHQARTLLGSATPSFESYFNASQGKYGYVELTHRFGDASMPNFFLADLAADKRKNLLKLDTTRILREKIQDALAKQEQVLIFQNRRGYSPYIQCEDCGWTGQCVQCDVSLTYHQFSEELRCHYCGYKEKVPSSCPACGSTQLTTMGMGTERIEESLSLLFPEARIGRMDLDTTRNKHGYQRLLDEFGSGNLDILVGTQMITKGLDFGRVTVVGIWDGDRILNFPDFRAGERAYQQITQVAGRAGRREVQGQVIVQTRDPETQIYSQVIKGDYFEFFNHEIHERKKFYYPPFVKLVKITTRHADYRVAEKAALNLHHGMAEIPIKKIVLGPEKGIIARIKNQYQFESLIKLDRSGNTPVVFKEHLWKITEELKSRPEFRSVRFVVDVDPS; from the coding sequence TTGGAAAGCCTGTTTGGAGATCAAGATTTATATCCTATCGATAGCGGAAATAATTTCGCAGATATCATTCTGCCTGTTCCGATTCCAAGGATGTTCACCTACAGCATCCCCCATTCCATGCTGGGGGAGATTAACCTAGGGGCTCGTGTGATCGTGCAGTTTGGCAAAAAAAAGGTGCTCACGGGGATCATTGGAAAAGTACATAATAAGCCTCCCCAAGCCTATCAGGCCAAACCCATTTTGGAAGTTTTGGATGAACAGCCCAGTGTCAATCCTCTTCAAATCCGGTTTTGGGTATGGATGGCTGAGTATTATTTCTGCCACATCGGGGAAGTCATGCATGCTGCACTTCCTTCAGGATTGAGATTGAGCAGCGAAAGCAAGGTGCAGCTCAATCCCAATTTTGACCGGGAAACAAGCAGCTATCCTCTGGATAATCGCGAGATCATGATCTTAGATGCATTGGAAGATAAACCTGAGCTTTCGTATGATGACTGTGAAAAGGTTCTTTCTATCAAAAGCATCCATCCAATCCTCAAAAGTTTGGTCAAAAAAGAAGCGATCCTGATTTTTGAAAAAGTACAGGAGAAATACGCCCCTAAAGTAGAAACCAGAATTCGTTTGACTCCCGGGATTTCCGGAAGCAAAGGTGCATTGCAGGAAGTTTTCGATAGCTTGTCCAAGAGAGCAAAGCAAGAATCTATTTTACTGAAATATTTGAGAGATGTCCCTTTCCTTCAAAAGCCTCAATCCAACGAAAAAGGTGTGGACAAAGCAACTCTGCTGGAAGAGGGAGATTCCGAGAGTTCGTTGAATACGCTTATCAAAAACGGGATTTTCGAAACCTTCAAAGTCGTGGTAAACAGACTTGCCGAAGAAGAACCGGAATCTGAGCCAGCCATTCTTTCCACCAGTCAACAATCAGCCTTCGAAGAAATAAAGCACCAATTCGAAAGTAAGCAATCTGTCTTACTACATGGGGTGACAGGCAGCGGAAAGACTGAAATTTACATTCAGATGATTCGGGAAGTGCTTGACAGCGGCTCACAGGTCTTACTGCTGCTGCCTGAGATCGCTCTTACCACCCAGATCGTCACACGGCTAAAGAAGGTCTTCGGAAGCCAAATGGGCGTTTACCATTCGAAGTATTCGGATAATGAACGTGTGGAAGTTTGGAATGGAGTCTTAAGTGGTAGATTTTCCTTTGTGGTTGGCGTTCGGTCCTCTATTTTCCTGCCTTTTGATAGCTTGGGGCTGATTATCGTAGATGAAGAACACGAATCCAGTTACAAGCAGTTTGATCCTGCACCAAGATTTCATGCCAGGGATTCTGCGATTATGCTTGCCTATTTTCATCAGGCGAGAACGCTTCTGGGCTCAGCTACGCCATCCTTCGAATCCTATTTCAATGCCAGTCAAGGCAAATATGGCTATGTGGAATTGACTCATCGCTTTGGTGATGCCAGCATGCCCAATTTTTTCTTGGCAGATTTGGCTGCGGATAAGCGAAAAAACCTACTCAAACTTGACACCACCCGAATTTTAAGAGAGAAGATTCAGGATGCACTGGCCAAGCAGGAACAGGTATTGATTTTTCAAAACCGCAGAGGTTATTCCCCTTATATCCAATGCGAGGATTGCGGTTGGACAGGCCAGTGTGTACAGTGCGACGTCAGCCTGACCTACCATCAGTTCTCCGAGGAACTTAGATGCCATTATTGTGGGTATAAGGAGAAAGTCCCCAGCTCCTGCCCCGCTTGCGGAAGTACCCAACTGACCACCATGGGTATGGGAACGGAGCGCATCGAAGAATCCCTGAGTTTGCTTTTTCCTGAGGCTAGAATCGGCAGAATGGACCTGGATACAACCAGAAATAAGCATGGCTACCAGCGCCTACTGGATGAATTTGGCTCCGGAAATCTGGATATTCTCGTTGGCACACAGATGATCACCAAAGGATTAGACTTCGGAAGAGTGACAGTAGTCGGAATTTGGGATGGAGACCGGATCCTGAATTTCCCGGACTTCCGTGCAGGAGAACGGGCTTATCAGCAAATCACGCAAGTGGCCGGACGTGCCGGAAGACGGGAAGTACAGGGTCAGGTAATCGTACAAACCAGAGATCCGGAAACGCAGATTTATTCCCAAGTCATCAAAGGTGACTATTTTGAGTTTTTCAACCATGAAATACATGAAAGGAAGAAGTTCTACTATCCGCCTTTTGTAAAATTGGTAAAGATCACAACCCGGCATGCAGATTATAGAGTCGCCGAAAAAGCAGCCCTAAATCTTCATCATGGCATGGCAGAGATTCCTATTAAGAAAATCGTACTCGGTCCGGAGAAAGGGATTATTGCCAGAATCAAGAATCAATACCAATTTGAGAGTTTGATCAAACTTGACCGGTCCGGAAATACCCCTGTGGTGTTTAAAGAACATCTCTGGAAAATCACGGAGGAATTGAAATCCAGACCCGAGTTTCGCTCTGTACGATTTGTAGTAGATGTGGATCCATCTTGA
- a CDS encoding AraC family transcriptional regulator, translating into MRKLHIHSLPLKEVITDIANGLGTNYSHDCGEYTVDIPEHWGNGRIKGINFEGGLGLLIYECMFYEDVEMNFTVNLTHPLKFLFCLNGKLSHHFEQDAEKHSLQRHQNIIVASQGYNGHVLHFEKNISTEIYSLEIDRKMFRAKMSCELEKAKPRLRKVFEDEKAMHSFYHNSLYSLVLGELFDEMKSQNYSHFIKKLFLESQSYRMLVQQLIQYDDDYEGNMDKKILRKSEAHAIKEAVEIMKLELNTITSLNSIIQRVGLSSRKFQNGFRHFYGKSANEYLQYLRLSLAKDLLINTEDSLQEIKDKVGFSSQSYFTEIFKKHYHATPSHYRKQHREKNHST; encoded by the coding sequence ATGAGAAAACTACATATCCATTCATTGCCACTTAAAGAGGTAATTACTGACATAGCCAATGGCTTAGGAACAAACTATAGTCATGATTGTGGAGAGTACACGGTTGATATTCCTGAACATTGGGGAAATGGAAGAATCAAAGGAATTAATTTTGAGGGGGGATTGGGGCTCTTGATTTACGAATGCATGTTTTACGAGGATGTTGAAATGAACTTTACCGTCAACCTAACGCATCCCCTGAAATTTCTATTCTGCCTGAATGGAAAACTGTCGCATCATTTCGAACAAGATGCGGAAAAACACTCCCTTCAGCGACATCAAAACATAATAGTGGCCAGTCAAGGCTATAATGGGCACGTCCTGCATTTCGAAAAAAATATTTCTACAGAAATCTATAGTCTGGAAATAGACCGTAAAATGTTTAGGGCAAAAATGTCCTGCGAATTGGAAAAGGCGAAACCGAGACTAAGGAAGGTTTTTGAGGACGAGAAAGCCATGCACTCCTTTTATCACAACTCACTATATAGTCTAGTCTTGGGAGAACTATTTGATGAAATGAAATCCCAGAATTATAGTCACTTCATCAAAAAACTATTCCTTGAAAGTCAATCTTATCGAATGCTTGTGCAACAACTTATTCAATATGATGATGATTATGAAGGCAATATGGATAAAAAAATACTTCGGAAATCGGAAGCCCATGCCATAAAGGAGGCCGTGGAGATAATGAAGTTGGAATTGAATACCATCACCTCACTTAATTCCATTATACAGAGAGTGGGGCTGAGCTCAAGAAAATTCCAAAATGGGTTTAGACATTTCTATGGGAAAAGTGCAAATGAGTACTTACAGTACTTGAGACTAAGCCTAGCAAAAGATCTGCTAATAAATACGGAAGATAGTTTGCAAGAAATCAAGGATAAGGTAGGGTTCAGCAGTCAAAGCTACTTTACTGAGATCTTCAAAAAACATTATCACGCTACCCCTTCCCACTACCGAAAGCAGCATAGAGAAAAAAACCACTCCACCTAG
- a CDS encoding thioredoxin domain-containing protein gives MPKYSNKLVHSQSPYLLQHAHNPVDWFPWGSEALEKATRENKPILVSIGYSACHWCHVMERESFEDEATAKLMNAYFICVKIDREERPDIDNIYMDAVQAMGLQGGWPLNVFLMPNQKPFYGGTYFPNPQWKGLLANIAEAFEKHEDQLAESAEGFGISLNRKETEKYGISAGDQEVDPDELAEIAAKITAQLDREWGGMNRVPKFPMPAIWSFLLDYGLLRRDPKLLDEVLFTLRKIGMGGIYDQLRGGFARYSVDGEWFAPHFEKMLYDNGQLLELYAKAFQVSGDLFFKEKVTETVAWLEAEMGNGEGGFHAAQDADSEGIEGKFYVWEYEELKNLIPDELPWLSKLYNLKSDGNWEDGVNILFQTSSEKEISEEFGMSEDELKNKLKGVKSQLLEVRNQRIFPGKDDKILSGWNGLMSAGLIQAYYATGDKNMLDLAVKNLKFLQEKLLVNGVLHRAYKNGQAYTPGFLEDYAAVIKASLMAFEATGDAQWLDFARPLTDFCITEFYDDTDGFFYFNNPNAEKLIADKKELFDNVIPASNSMMARNLHRLSLFTYEEKYTEIASKMLGGMKELILRDPGFLSNWASLFLEKLVPTAEIAIIGAGATMKARAFQQNYTPNMILAYSESPTDNAAILADKTPDPTGNALIYVCFDHACRKPVRTREEAVSQLPYLA, from the coding sequence ATGCCAAAATACTCTAATAAACTCGTTCATTCCCAATCTCCCTACCTTCTCCAACACGCCCATAATCCAGTGGACTGGTTTCCTTGGGGGTCTGAAGCACTGGAAAAGGCAACACGTGAAAACAAGCCGATTTTGGTTTCGATTGGTTACTCAGCATGCCACTGGTGTCATGTGATGGAACGGGAAAGTTTCGAAGATGAAGCTACGGCCAAGCTTATGAATGCGTATTTTATCTGTGTCAAAATCGACCGGGAGGAACGTCCTGATATTGACAATATTTACATGGATGCAGTTCAAGCAATGGGTCTGCAGGGAGGATGGCCGCTAAATGTGTTCTTGATGCCCAATCAAAAACCTTTTTACGGCGGCACTTATTTCCCAAATCCCCAATGGAAAGGACTGTTGGCAAACATCGCAGAAGCATTTGAAAAACATGAAGACCAATTGGCGGAGAGTGCAGAGGGATTTGGAATCAGTCTGAACAGAAAGGAAACGGAGAAATACGGGATTTCAGCAGGTGATCAGGAGGTTGATCCTGACGAGCTTGCAGAAATCGCAGCCAAAATCACGGCTCAGCTTGACCGGGAATGGGGCGGGATGAACCGGGTACCGAAGTTCCCTATGCCGGCTATTTGGAGCTTTCTGTTGGATTATGGATTGCTTCGCCGGGACCCAAAACTCCTAGATGAAGTTCTTTTCACTCTTCGGAAAATCGGAATGGGGGGAATCTACGATCAATTGCGAGGCGGTTTTGCACGATATTCCGTAGATGGGGAATGGTTTGCGCCTCATTTCGAAAAAATGCTCTATGACAATGGCCAATTGTTAGAACTTTATGCCAAAGCTTTTCAAGTGAGTGGAGATCTGTTTTTCAAAGAGAAAGTAACTGAAACAGTCGCTTGGCTCGAAGCTGAAATGGGGAATGGAGAAGGTGGATTTCATGCTGCGCAGGATGCCGATTCGGAAGGCATAGAAGGTAAGTTCTATGTATGGGAATATGAAGAACTGAAGAACTTGATTCCAGATGAACTGCCATGGCTCAGTAAACTTTATAATCTCAAATCTGATGGAAATTGGGAAGATGGGGTCAATATTTTATTTCAAACTTCAAGTGAAAAAGAAATCTCTGAAGAATTTGGGATGAGTGAGGATGAGTTGAAAAACAAGTTAAAAGGGGTAAAGAGTCAGCTTCTGGAAGTAAGAAACCAACGGATTTTCCCAGGAAAAGACGATAAAATACTGAGCGGTTGGAATGGTCTCATGAGTGCGGGATTGATTCAGGCTTATTATGCTACCGGCGACAAAAACATGCTAGATCTTGCTGTCAAAAACCTGAAATTCCTTCAGGAGAAATTACTGGTAAATGGTGTACTCCACCGTGCTTACAAAAATGGACAGGCTTATACGCCAGGCTTTCTGGAAGATTACGCAGCCGTGATCAAAGCTTCGTTAATGGCCTTTGAAGCCACAGGAGATGCACAATGGCTGGATTTTGCAAGACCCCTGACTGATTTTTGCATTACAGAGTTTTATGATGATACGGATGGGTTTTTCTATTTTAACAATCCAAATGCAGAAAAATTAATTGCAGATAAAAAGGAGCTTTTTGACAATGTGATTCCTGCTTCCAATTCTATGATGGCGCGAAACCTTCATCGGCTTTCGCTTTTCACCTACGAGGAAAAATACACTGAAATAGCCTCCAAAATGCTTGGTGGAATGAAAGAATTAATCCTAAGAGATCCCGGATTCCTAAGCAATTGGGCTTCCTTGTTTCTCGAAAAACTTGTCCCAACCGCAGAAATAGCAATAATCGGAGCAGGGGCAACAATGAAAGCCAGAGCATTTCAGCAGAATTACACGCCCAATATGATCTTGGCCTATTCAGAAAGTCCGACAGATAATGCCGCAATTCTTGCAGATAAGACACCCGATCCGACCGGAAATGCCTTAATTTATGTCTGTTTCGACCACGCCTGCCGCAAGCCTGTAAGGACACGCGAAGAAGCCGTTTCTCAACTCCCATATTTAGCCTAA
- a CDS encoding arsenite methyltransferase, which produces MNKEQELKNVVKERYAQIAGQGKAENAASCCGATTPSNKVYNIMMDDYIGTEGYLKEADLGLGCGLPIQFAKIQKGDTVVDLGSGAGNDCFIARHETGSEGKVIGIDFTPAMIQKARANAEKLGYVNVEFREGDIDNMPVNDNAVDVIVSNCVLNLVPDKQKVIGEIYRVLKPGGHFSISDIVLVGDLPDALREDAEMYAGCVAGAIQKSDYLDYIKHMGFQHITLQKEKPITIPEDILSKYLTAEEVSDFNKGKTGIFSITVYAEKKGVKPLKPKVNLTELGATDCTPSSRCC; this is translated from the coding sequence ATGAATAAAGAACAAGAGTTGAAAAATGTGGTAAAAGAGCGATACGCTCAAATAGCAGGGCAAGGCAAAGCTGAAAATGCTGCATCTTGCTGTGGTGCTACCACTCCATCAAATAAGGTTTACAACATCATGATGGATGATTATATAGGAACGGAAGGATATCTGAAAGAGGCAGATTTGGGATTGGGTTGTGGATTGCCCATACAGTTTGCAAAAATACAAAAAGGAGACACTGTAGTTGACTTGGGGTCAGGAGCGGGTAATGATTGTTTTATTGCACGTCATGAGACTGGGTCGGAAGGAAAAGTAATCGGAATAGATTTCACTCCTGCCATGATTCAAAAGGCCCGTGCCAATGCTGAAAAATTGGGTTACGTCAATGTGGAATTTCGAGAAGGGGACATAGACAATATGCCTGTAAATGACAATGCAGTGGATGTCATTGTAAGCAACTGTGTACTTAATCTTGTGCCTGACAAACAAAAAGTAATAGGAGAGATTTATAGGGTGTTGAAACCCGGCGGGCATTTTAGTATTTCTGATATTGTTTTGGTAGGTGACTTGCCGGATGCCTTGCGTGAAGATGCGGAAATGTATGCAGGGTGTGTTGCAGGAGCTATTCAAAAAAGTGACTACCTAGACTATATCAAGCACATGGGATTTCAGCACATCACTTTGCAGAAAGAGAAGCCCATAACTATTCCTGAAGATATTTTGAGCAAATACCTCACTGCGGAGGAAGTTTCCGATTTCAACAAGGGGAAGACAGGTATTTTCAGCATTACTGTATATGCAGAAAAGAAGGGCGTTAAACCTCTAAAGCCCAAGGTCAACCTAACAGAGCTTGGGGCAACTGATTGCACGCCTTCCTCACGGTGCTGCTAG
- a CDS encoding DUF1835 domain-containing protein: MLHVLNGDSLASSFPASIPGEVAIVREALVDGPVHAESLEELWVIRDKYLSKKYPEAAQEDYFTKVVPEFEKILTASVETKVYLWFEHDLFCQVNLWFVVNLLKKHKGSVYLVTPTTDLIEGFGGMNQLKLEQAFRDARLLTANERHILSDMWELYQRQNISEALTLSRQVGPELPFLYPVVAAWRESIPHGDYQGKPKAALKEIATELGTDDFGKIFRAFHIKHAIYGYGDLQAKRLWEELKH; this comes from the coding sequence CAGGCGAAGTTGCAATTGTTCGGGAAGCGTTGGTTGACGGCCCTGTGCATGCCGAATCTCTAGAAGAACTTTGGGTGATTCGAGACAAGTATCTCTCAAAAAAATACCCTGAGGCAGCTCAAGAGGACTATTTCACCAAAGTCGTCCCGGAATTTGAAAAAATCCTGACAGCTTCCGTGGAGACAAAAGTCTACCTTTGGTTTGAGCATGATTTATTTTGTCAGGTAAACCTGTGGTTTGTCGTGAATCTGCTCAAAAAGCACAAAGGCTCTGTGTACCTAGTAACGCCCACCACTGATCTAATAGAAGGTTTTGGAGGAATGAATCAGCTAAAATTGGAGCAAGCCTTTAGAGATGCAAGATTACTGACTGCAAACGAAAGACATATTCTTTCAGATATGTGGGAACTATACCAAAGGCAAAACATTTCGGAAGCATTAACCCTTTCAAGGCAAGTCGGTCCGGAACTTCCGTTTCTTTATCCTGTAGTAGCAGCTTGGAGAGAATCAATTCCCCATGGAGATTATCAGGGAAAGCCAAAAGCTGCTTTAAAAGAAATCGCTACTGAATTGGGAACAGATGATTTCGGAAAAATCTTCCGGGCTTTTCATATTAAGCATGCGATTTATGGTTACGGAGATTTGCAGGCAAAACGGCTCTGGGAAGAATTGAAGCACTAA
- a CDS encoding RNA polymerase sigma factor: MNKEDEFVNLIHQNQGLIYKIASIYSREKDEQDDLYQEIVYQTWKSFDNFKRAAKPSTWLYRVGMNTAITHLNRSKKQLQVVPLQDVKIQFSDSGDTEKEEKIQQLYAHIRKLNLLDRGIVFLFLEGKSYEEIAEISGISVSNVGTRMSRIKAKLKSGVTAQTH; this comes from the coding sequence ATGAACAAAGAGGACGAGTTTGTCAACCTTATCCATCAAAACCAAGGGCTAATCTATAAGATAGCGTCGATTTATTCCCGGGAGAAGGATGAACAGGATGATCTTTATCAGGAGATTGTCTATCAGACATGGAAGTCATTTGATAATTTCAAAAGAGCAGCCAAACCGTCCACATGGCTATATCGAGTAGGAATGAACACAGCCATCACTCATTTGAATCGATCAAAGAAACAACTACAGGTAGTACCACTTCAGGATGTTAAGATTCAGTTTTCTGACTCAGGTGATACTGAAAAGGAAGAGAAAATCCAGCAGCTCTATGCACACATCAGAAAGCTTAATCTACTGGACAGGGGGATTGTGTTTCTTTTTTTGGAAGGAAAAAGCTATGAGGAAATTGCTGAAATATCGGGAATCTCGGTAAGTAACGTAGGCACACGAATGTCCAGAATCAAAGCAAAGTTAAAATCAGGCGTCACCGCTCAAACCCACTAG
- a CDS encoding GSCFA domain-containing protein, producing the protein MQWFTPFTISESPFPISHQSKILSLGSCFAQTIGQKMLTHKFDCLVNPFGTIFHPMILGDLLDHTMFQDNLEENGLIERDGIYFYLGTHSDLNGNSPEELKKNYAFHLAETRKYLENGTHLILTLGTSWVYEKEEFGRVANCHKLPKKLFKKKLVPLEEMVSYLSHVFGNISRAYPNLKIILTVSPVRHIKDGIPENQLSKSILRVLCHELENKLSNTIYFPAYEILIDELRDYRFYREDLIHPSVEAENYIWEKWKNSNFTEETKHKADQIHKINQELDHRPLNPKSEGHRKFLQSLLSKLERLNTEFDFSKEIESTSIQLSNF; encoded by the coding sequence ATGCAGTGGTTCACTCCTTTTACAATTTCAGAATCCCCCTTTCCTATTTCCCATCAAAGTAAAATCTTGAGCTTGGGTTCATGCTTTGCCCAGACTATAGGGCAAAAGATGCTCACTCACAAATTCGACTGCCTTGTCAATCCTTTTGGGACCATTTTTCACCCTATGATTTTGGGCGATCTGCTGGATCATACGATGTTTCAGGATAACTTGGAAGAAAATGGCTTGATTGAGCGGGATGGTATCTATTTCTATCTGGGGACACATTCTGACCTTAATGGGAATTCTCCTGAGGAATTGAAAAAAAACTATGCTTTTCACCTTGCTGAAACCCGGAAATACCTGGAAAATGGCACGCATCTTATTTTGACATTGGGAACTTCCTGGGTCTACGAAAAAGAGGAATTTGGCAGAGTAGCAAATTGCCACAAACTCCCCAAAAAGCTGTTTAAGAAAAAACTTGTTCCACTGGAAGAAATGGTCTCCTATCTAAGCCACGTTTTTGGGAATATCTCCAGAGCCTATCCCAACTTGAAAATTATTTTGACAGTCAGTCCGGTTCGTCATATCAAAGATGGGATTCCGGAAAACCAACTTAGTAAAAGTATTCTGCGTGTGCTCTGCCATGAATTAGAAAACAAACTAAGTAATACAATATACTTTCCTGCTTATGAAATTCTTATAGACGAATTGCGTGACTATCGCTTTTACAGAGAAGACCTGATTCATCCAAGCGTCGAAGCTGAAAACTACATCTGGGAGAAATGGAAAAACTCAAATTTCACTGAAGAAACAAAACATAAAGCAGATCAGATTCATAAGATCAATCAAGAGCTGGACCATCGCCCACTCAACCCCAAAAGTGAGGGCCACAGAAAATTTCTGCAGAGTCTTCTGTCCAAGTTGGAACGATTGAATACCGAATTTGATTTTTCTAAAGAAATCGAATCCACATCGATTCAACTTTCCAACTTTTAG